The genomic segment TGCTCCTTGCCAGCCCAAGAGTCCAGCAAGGGTGACGATAAACGATGGAACTCCAACTTTGGTTGTCCAGGTGCCTTGAATGAGTCCAATGACAGCACCTGCTGCTAGTCCTGCGAGGACGGCAAGTGGTCCAGCAAGATGATGGCGGGTTGAGAGAACGGCCATAATGCCTGCTGTTAGCCCGCTGACCGCGCCGACTGAGAGGTCAATCTCACCCAAGAGCAGGATAAGCACAACGCCGACAGCGATTGTACCGAGGGCTGCAATCTGGGCAAGTAAGTTCGTCAGGTTTAACGGTGTGAGGAAGTTGTGGTTCAGCGCTTGGAAGATCAGCGCAATGATCACCAGTCCAATCAGGACCGGCAATGTGCCAACGCGACTCGCAAGAGCCGAGCGAATGACCCCGACTAACCCTCCACGCCGACTTACCGGTGCAGCGACTGTCGTCTCAAGCGAAATATCTTGGTGTCCATCAATCTCAGCAGGTTCAGCGGTGTCGGGAACCTCAAGCGTGGCCCCAGTAATTGCGCCTACGACCTGGTCGGGGGTTGCCTTGCGTGCATCATAGGTGGCAACCCGTCGGCCTAGACGCATGACGACGATGCGGTCAGCCACTTCAAAGACATCAGGGAGGTTATGGCTAATGAGAACGACGCCAAGTCCACGTTCGCGGAGCCGCTTGATCAGGTTAAGAACGTTCCGTGTTTGCGCAACCCCAAGGGCAGCGGTTGGCTCATCAAGGATGACAACCTTTGAGTTCCACATGACGGCTCGCGCAATGGCGATCGATTGCCGTTGTCCACCTGACAGTGTTGCAACAGGGCGGCGAACCGATGGAAGGACAACGGACAGGTTCTGCAATACCTCGATGGCTTGTCGTTCCATCTGGATTTCGTTGAGGGGCTGAATTCCCGGAGGCGCGACGTGATCGAGTTGGGTAGTCGCTTCGCGGCCGAGAAAGAGATTCGCGACGACATCAAGATTGTTGCAGAGAGCGAGATCTTGATAGACCGTTTCAATGCCCAGGCGCGCTGCATCGGCTGGTGAGCTAACCGTCACTTGCTGACCGTTAAACCAATACTCGCCGCTATCTGGCTGGTAGACTCCTGAAATGATCTTGGCAAGGGTAGATTTTCCTGCGCCGTTATCGCCAACAAGTGCAACAACTTCGCCGGGATAAACTTCAAAGGAGACATCTTTCAGGGCTTGGACAGCACCGAACCGTTTGCTGATGTGGCGCAGCATGAGAATTGGCTGACGCTCGTGTGCCGTATTAGTAGCGGGCTGCGTCTGCACTTCCATTGCTGTACCCTTCCCAGGTGCCGAAACAAAACACTTATTTGAAGGTGAAACAGGCTCACGATACAGTGAAGCGTCAGGAGGGGTATACCCCTCCTGACGTGTTCTTCATGACAGGCTGACCGTTTTCTAGGCTTACTGCAGCCCTGCGTTCTTGCATGCCGTCGCGTAATCAGCAGTGCAGATCTGCTGCACTGTCCAGAAGCCATCCTTCACGACGGTGTCTTTAATATTGTCCTTCGTCACAACAATTGGTGTCAGCAACACTGAGGGCACATTAATCTTGCCATTTGGGGTTGTCTTGCCGGCTGTAACACTGCTCGGCACGGGCGTGTTGGTGAGCAGCGAATATGCGAGTTCAGCAGCAATTTCCGCTTCAGGCTTCAATGGCTTGTAGACAGTCATGTACTGCTCACCAGCGACGATCCGCTGAATTGCCGCAAGCTCAGCATCTTGCCCTGTCACTGGAGGCAGCGGATTCAGCCCTGCCGCCTTCATCGCAGCAATCGCACCACCGGCTGTACCGTCATTTGCCGCATAGACACCGTCAACTTTGTTGCCCAACGCTGTCAGTGCTTGCTGCATCTCGTTTTGTGCCTGGTCCGGACTCCAGTCCGGCGTATCGTACTCTTTGGCGATCACCAACTTGCCAGCCTGCACCAACGGATCGAAGACGCTATGGGCGCCGGCTTTGAATTGACCAGCATTGGGGTCTGTTGGCGCGCCGTTGATCATCACAATCTGGGGCTTGCTTTTACCGCTTAAGGCCTGAACAAGCGCTTGGGCCTGAAGCTGACCAACACGCGTGTTGTCGAACGAGATGTAGTATGTTACGCCATCAGAATTCTGGATTAGTCGGTCGTAAGCAATAACCGGAACGCCCTGTGCCTTTGCCTTATCGGCAATCACCGCGGCAGCCTTGCCATCAACTGGATCAAGGACAAGTACCTTGGCGCCGTTTGCAAGCGCGGCTTCAGCTTGTTGCTGCTGTGCGCTTGCGTCTTGGTTCGCATTGCTGTAGATGATCTTGCAGTTTGGACAGAGCGCCTTTAGTTTTGCTTCGAAGAGTGGGCGGTCTTTACTTTCGTACCGTGCCGTCTTTGATTCAGGTAGAAGCAGCGCAATAGTTCCGCTGGCCGAGGTCGACGGCGTGACCCAGTCGGCAATGCCAGGCGTTGCCTGGGCAGTGCTCACAGCTGTCGCGCTGGCAGTTGTCGTCGCGCTACCAGCACTCGTTGTTGCCGTTGCTGCTGCTTTCGTGGCCGTTGGGCTTGCCATGCTTGTTGCTGCGGTAGGCGAGCTTGTTGTACCTGCACTTGTTGAGGTCGTTGGAGTTGGTGTAGCGCTCCCACCACAGGCAACTGTCAGTGCAAGTAGGGCACTGACGAGAAGCAACCAAATACCTCGCTGTTTCATGTGGACCCTCCTCACGTCTTGTACCACCCACCACAAACAAGACAAAATTGGTGAAAACTACAACGTCCACAGGATAGCATACAATCTGCAAAACACGCAAGACCTCATCTACGCTTTTAACGAATATAATGTCGGCCGGTCGTGAATTCTCTCCTGGCTTATGCACGTGGACTTGCCTATCACCCCTCCCTCTGCGTAATCATGCAAAAGCAGTTTGCGACGATGCTCAAGCACCTGATTGGCTTATACCCCTTGACAGTGGTGCTCGAACTCGCTATGCTAAACCCGACTTGATTACTCGGGATTCTCCCGGGTGGAGGCGAGCACTGCAGGGAGGGATGATGGGCAAGTCAGTTGTTTCACGGATGTTCCATGATATTGTTCTTGTGGGAGCCATTGCGCTCCTGCTTGGCATTATGATTTGGCAAGGGTTGCGCTTCGGTGGTAGCCCTGACCCAGAGCAAGCCGTTGGAGCATGGTCTGCCGGTATTTCCGCCGCTGTTCTCGTATTTCGTGAAGGGTTGGAGGCGATTCTGGTTCTCGCAGCCCTGTTCGCAAGCTTGCAGCGGGCGCAAGCTGCGTTGACGCGGCCGATTAGCGCTGGTGCACTTGCGGCTCTGGCGATGACGGTTCTTACCTGGTTTGTCGTTGTCTGGCTCATTGGCCTTGCCCAGTCGACGTTCTCCGAGTTGCAGGTGCAGGCGGCAACGGGCTTGCTTGCTGTCGTGGTGTTACTCGTGGTGATGAATTGGTTTTTCCATAGGGTTTATTGGACTGAGTGGATTCGCGTCCACACTCGACGGAAGACGGACCTCGCGCAGCAGTTGAAAGCTGGGTTGTTAACTCCGCGTCGGGCCTTTTTGGGCCTCGCATTGTTGGGCTTTAGCGCGGTCTATCGCGAGGGATTTGAAACGGTGCTCTTCCTGCAAGATACCCGTCTGCGCTGGGGTATGAGCGTGATTGAGCTTGGTGCAGGGCTTGGGTTGCTGTTGACGCTGATCGTGGGGTGGCTGACCTTGCTTGCCCATCGGCGGCTCCCGTATCAGCGCATGCTTGTTCTCACCGGTGCGATGCTCGGGCTGGTCTTCGTTGTAATGGTTGGCGAGCAAGCGCAGGAAATGCAATTGGCAGGTTGGCTGCCAACGACGCAACTGCCGCTGCCTATTCCTGACTGGCTCGGCACATGGTTTGCTCTCTTCCCGACTGCAGAGACGCTATTAGCTCAGGCGCTTGCCGCAACCCTTGTGCTAGGGTCCTTCCTCGTCGTTAAGTTGCGCACAGCACGTGCCGCTCGCTTACTTGAGACCTCTCCAGCACAATCATCGCTATAAACGCAACGACGAGTAAGACGGAGAACGCTGATGGTGGGGGAAGCAGAAAGCGCTTCCCTCGCTTTCTTCTACAGCGTGGGCGTGTGTGTGATAGCACGATACCTTGCCTGAGGCAAAGATTGTGGTGCTCCGTGAAACTCGTGGAACGTATGCGATTGCAAGACGTTTGGGAAGGGAGCTTGGCACGGAAATCCCTTGTGCGTTGCAACAACAAACTGGTGATGCTGCGATATTGGTCACACGCAGCAAGGGAAGGCGTGTTAGCAGAGGCGGAGCACGTGCCAGAAACGTAGCCCAAGCAGATACTGGTCTTGCGTGTTCCGTGGATCGTGTGCTATACTGAGAGGCGCTGTGGCGAGAGATCGCCCAGTAAGTGAGCGCCCGTAGCTCAGTGGATAGAGCGTTAGGTTGCGGACCTAAAGGTCGGGGGTTCGAGTCCCTCCGGGCGTACGAGATGAAATGCAGGGCAGCAGCCCTGCATTTCGCGCACCTGTGGAGGGGTGTCCGAGTGGTTTAAGGTGCCGCTCTCGAAAAGCGGTAGGCGTGATGAGCGCCTCGTGGGTTCGAATCCCACCCCCTCCGCTATGGTGATCTCTCGCCCGCTTTGTTCAAAGCGGGCGAGGCTGTTTCTTCGACAGGTCTTTGCTGGACGAAAACGGCCACTCTTTGCTAGAGTCTTATAGCGAGCGGCGCAAATGGCTGCTCGAATATGTGGAAGGGTCGCATAGTTGGCCGAGTGCGCGCGACTGGAAATCGCGTGGGCGTGATGAGCGCCTCGTGGGTTCGAATCCCACCCCTTCCGCCACGATTTTTCCTTTCCTATCTGCTCGCTGCATCCCCAGCCTTCTTACCGCCTGCCGACAAAACAAACATGCGCCATGCACATGGGTGTTGTGTTTCTCGGGTTGTCAGTTCGTTCAGGTTCTACAATACTAGCATAACATTGATTCTGTAGGGAAATCAGCCATCTTCGCGCAATCATTAAGATACATGGCTCGTAGTGAAGGTGTGACAGACACAGGGATTATACACGACATTATACGAGATATTTTGCTTCATGGCTTCCTGCCCGCAAATGCAGGCTAAGAGCTGCCTACCTCCTAATGAAAGCCTGGATGCTTACGGTTGTGCTGGTGCTGGGGCCCATCGCCAGTAAGAATCAGCGCGGAGTGTCTCGAGCCGTTGTTTACAGCGATCGTGCTGTCTATCAACGTAAGGCAGAGAGGCAAGTCCGATTACTTGCCTCTCTGCCTTGACGGGTGAGAATGTCTCTTCCTAGCTATTTCTCCGGTTTCTTATCGAAAATGCGCTCAAGCATGTGCTCGCCAACAACACACCAATGGCGCAGCCGTGGAGGAAGCCAAGCCAGACATCGCCAATTGCTGTGCTCATACGGGAAAGTACACTTGCGAACAGATTAACGCTCCCGCCAAGCAGCAACAGGATTGGCCAGAGCTTGGCAGCGCGCTCAGGCTGAAGCTTCTTGTCCCACAAAGCGTTCACCTATACATCCCCTTTCTGAGCGCCTAACGCAGCATGTGCTGCCGCAAGCCGAGCTATTGGTACTCGATATGGCGAAGCGCTCACGTAATCAAGGCCGGCGTCGTGGCAGAAGTGGACGCTCGCTGGATCACCACCATGTTCGCCACAGATGCCGAGTTTGAGTGTTGGCCGTGTCTTGCGCCCACCGTCACGAGCAATCTCGATAAGCCGTCCCACGCCTTTCCGGTCGAGGGTCTGGAAGGGATCAGCTGGGAAGATGCCGTTCTGGATGTAGTAGGGAAGAAAGCGGCCGGAATCGTCTCGGCTGAGACCAAAGGTGGTCTGTGTCAGGTCGTTTGTGCCGAAGCTGAAAAACTCGGCCTGTTGTGCAATTTCGTCTGCAGTCAATGCAGCGCGTGGTAGTTCGATCATGGTCCCGACATGATACGGGATCGTGCGGCCAGCTTCGGCAAAGAGTTCCTGGGCAACACGGTCAATAATGGCTCGCTGGCGTTCCAACTCGCGGACATCAGCAACCAGAGGGATCATGATCTCGGGATGTACCTTGATTCCCTGGGCAGCACAATGGAGCGCGGCGCTGAAAATTGCCCGTGCTTGCATCTCGGTAATCTCCGGGGCTGTGATGCCGAGGCGACAGCCGCGATGCCCAAGCATGGGATTCGCTTCGTGCAGCGCCTGCACCTTCGCGCGAATGACGTCCGGTGCAACGCCAAGTTCGTTCGCAACTGCAACAATCTCCTCTTCGTCTTTCGGGAGGAACTCATGAAGCGGTGGGTCGAGTGTGCGAATAGTAACCGGGAAACCATCCATTGCCGTGAAAATACCAATAAAATCCTCTCGCTGCATTGGCTCGAGCTTGGCAAGCGCAGCGCGGCGCTCTTCTTCTGTCTGTGCAAGGATCATCTGACGCATGGCGACGATGCGATTGCCCTGGAAAAACATATGCTCTGTGCGGCAGAGGCCAATTCCCTCAGCTCCCAGTTCGCGAGCTTTGGCTGCGTCTTCAGGTGTATCAGCATTGGCTCGCACGCCGAGACGTCGGAACTGGTCTGCCCATTGCAGCAATGTTGATAATTCGCCGCCGACGCTTGGCGGCAGGGTTGGAATAGTCCCGACGTAGACTGTCCCCGTTGCTCCGTCAATCGTAATAGGATCTCCAGCGCGGACAATTGTCGAACCAACGCGGAAAACTTTCTGCTGGTAGTCAATTTCAAGTGCGCTACAACCAACAACCGCTGGTTTTCCAATACCACGGGCTACGACAGCAGCATGAGAGGTCATGCCACCACGTGCGGTGAGGATCCCTTGCGCGGCCAGCATGCCATGGAAGTCATCCGCTGAAGTTTCGACGCGTACCAGGATGACCGCTTCACCGCGCTCAGCGCGGTGCTTCGCCTCGTCCGGGTCAAAGACGACGATACCGCTGGCTGCACCCGGGCTTGCTGGAAGCCCTGTTGCCAGCGGCTGGCCCTGCCAATTTGGATCGATCGCCGGGTGAAGGAGTTGCTCAACGTGCTCCGGTTCAACGCGCAGCACAGCTTCCTGCGGCGTGATAATGCCTTCCTCGACCATGTCAACGGCAATTTTGACGGCGGCGCGTCCCGTCCGCTTGCCAGTGCGTGTCTGGAGCATGTACAGCTTGCCATGCTCAATCGTGAATTCAAGGTCTTGCATATCTCGGTAGTGCCGCTCAAGGCGCTCAGCGACATCGAGCAGTTGCCGATACGCGCCCTGAAGCAACGGATCATCGGCCATGGCGTGAATTGGTTGTGGTGTCCGAATACCGGCAACAACGTCCTCACCCTGAGCGTTGGTCAGGTATTCACCGAACACCACCTTTTCTCCGGTATTGGGATTGCGGGTGAACGCGACACCAGTTGCGCAATCAGGGCCGAGATTGCCGAACACCATTGCCTGAACATTCACTGCAGTCCCAAGATCATGCGGGATCCCGTGAGCGTTTCGGTAATCGATCGCCCGCCGATTGTTCCAGGAATCGAAGACCGCCATAATCGCGAGTCGCAGTTGCTCAAATGGATCCTGCGGGAAGGAGCGGCCAGCCTCACGTTCCACGATTGCTTTGAACGCTTCGACAAGTTGCCGCCATGTTGTGGCCGGAATTTGGTAGTCATGCTGAATACCAAGTTCCCGCTTCTGTTCGTCGATAAGGTCCTCAAACAATTCGGCAGGCACGCCAAGTACGACCTTAGCAAACATTTGGATAAGCCGGCGATAGCAGTCATAGGCAAAGCGCTCGTCTCCACTCAATGTGGCGAGACCCCGGACCGTCTCGTCAGTCAATCCGAGGTTAAGAATGGTGTCCATCATCCCTGGCATTGAGAACTTGGCACCAGAGCGAACCGAGACGAGGAGTGGCGCCTCAGGATCGCCAAAGCGACGGCCAATCTGGCTTTCGATATCATGAAGGCCTTCGAGCACCTCATCCCAAAGACCAGGAGGGAACTCACGTCCCTGGTTGAGGAACGTGACACAGGCTGCGGTCGTGATGGTGAACCCAGGCGGGACGGGGAGGCCAATCCGCGTCATCTCGGCGAGATTTGCGCCTTTGCCGCCGAGGAGATCACGCATCTTCGCGTTGCCCTCACGAAAAAGCATTACCCACCGTCGTGTTGTTGTCGCCATGGTCTTCTCCCTCCCTCCAGTTGCAGGCGTCGCATGGACGCCATTCCTCTACTCAACTGTCAGGTTTGCAAGGCTGACAAGGAGTCGCTTCGTTCCATGACGTTTAAAGGCTACCGCGACTTCCTGGTCGCCGGGAAGATCGTGCACGTCAACAACGATGCCATCTCCAAAGGTCTTGTGGAAGACACGCATCCCCTTCCTGAGTCGCACAGTTGGCGTAGGAGTGTGATGTAGCCGGCTGCGTTGCTTCAAGGAATGCTCGAGGAATGATCGCCGTTCGGACTTCCCTCCATACTCTAGCAACTCATCTGGGATGTCGTCGAGGAAGCGCGAGCGAACACTCCAGCTTGACGTTCCCCAGCGAAGACGCCGGTTGGCGAAGCTAATGTACACTTGTTCCTTCGCTCGCGTCAGACCGACGTAGAAGAGACGGCGTTCTTCTTCAAGTTCGGCCTCGTTCTCGATTGATCGCGAGTGAGGAACGAGGCCTTCTTCGATGCCGACGAGGAAAACAACCGGGAACTCTAATCCTTTTGCTGCGTGAAACGTGATGAGCGTGACATGATTGCGCTCGTCGTTTAAAAGATCCGCATCGGTAACAAGCGCAGCTTCGTCGAGAAAGAGCGGAATCCCTTGGTCTGCAGGTAGGTGATCGTATTGTTGCAACAGACTCGCGAGTTGCGTCAAGTTTTCCCAGCGGTCGATATCTTCAGGATCACGTGCTTCACGGTAGAGTGCACTCAATCCAGCTTCCTCAAGCATACGTGCGAAAAGAGCGCTCGCAGACAATTCGCAAGAAAGCGTTTGCCAGCGCTGCAGATGATCTGCGAGTATTGCTAAGCGCTGCCGAGTGCGTCCCGTAAGCTCACAGCAGGCAAGATGGTGATCGCGAAGAAGCAAGCCAATCGGCATAGCATGTTGGGCAGCCACGCGCTCGAGGCTCCGCCATGTCTGTTTGCCAATGCCATTCCCAAGAGGTGTGTTCTCAATGACCCGCCGCAGGCTTACGTCGTCGGCTGGGTTGATCAAGATGCGGAGGAGGGCAAGCGCGTCTTTAATCTCACGCCGTTCATAGAAGCGCAGGCCGCCAATGAGCTGGTAAGGAATACCGGCCTGGACAAGCGCCTGCTCGAGTGGTTGGCTTTGGGCATTGGTGCGATAGAGAATGGCGAAATCTCGGTATTGTCGTATTCCACGCGCGACAAGTATGCGAATTTCTTCGACAACGCGCGTCGCTTCCTCAAGGTCATCAGCGCATGCCCAGAGGGTGATTGGGAGCCCCGTGTCATTCAGTGTGCGCAGCGTCCTTTGGATACGCAGCCGATTCGCCCGGATGACGTGGTCAGCTGCCCGAACGATCGTGGCTGTCGACCGATAATTCATCGACAAATGAATCTCACGAGCATCGGGGTAGTCGCGCTTGAAATTGAGAATGTTGTGGATGTCAGCATGCCGCCAGCCATAGATTGACTGGTCGGGGTCGCCGACAACAAAGAGATTCCGATGGCCTCGTGCAAGAGCGCGAACGAGCAAATACTGTAAGTGATTCGTATCTTGATATTCGTCGACGTGAATGTAGTGCCACCGATCCTGATATCGCTGCAACACTTCGGGAAATTCGTCAAACAGCGCAAGCGTTTTGGTGAGTAGATCATCGAAATCGAGTGCGCTTGCTCGCTCGAGGCGTCGTTCATATTGCGGGTATACGCGAGCAACGACTTCGTCAAAATAGGATTCAATCGGATAGCTGGCTGGAGAAATTTGCTGATTTTTGGCAGCTGAGATGCGAGCGAGGATGGCACGCGGACTAAACCGCTTCGGATCAAGATTGAGCTCTTCAAGGACATGACGGACGAGAGCCAACTGGTCCTCGTCATCATAGATGACGAAGGAAGGGTAACCGAGCGCGGCATATTCAACGCGCAGGATACGCGCGCAAATGCCATGGAAAGTCCCGGCCATGACGTGTTCAGCTACCTGCGGATCAAGGAGTTGGGCAAGTCGTTCGCGCATTTCCCGGGCAGCTTTGTTCGTGAACGTTACCGCAAGAATCTGGTGCGGGCGGGCATAGCCTTCAGCGATGAGGTAGGCAATACGATGGGTCAGGACGCGAGTCTTGCCGCTTCCGGGCCCAGCAACAACTAACACCGGCCCATCTACTGCCGTGACAGCTTCTTGCTGTTCGCTGTTCAGCGCTTGCAGCAGTTCTTGCGTCATTCGCATGTCGTGCTCGCTTTCTCTCTCAGTTTGGCTTCCCAGCCCCTCTACGACGTAGGCTTCCTCAAGCGTACCGCATGTCCGTACACTCTTGCTCCACCTTGGTGAAAGAATCCGGTGGGGAGAGGATGTTTCACATGGCATCCTGCTGGCGTTGACGGGAAGTGCACGGGACGCTACACTTAGTTGGAGGAAAAGCGATGCCGGTGTAGCTCAACGGTAGAGCAGGGGACTCATAAGCCCTTGGTTGGTGGTTCGAATCCGCCCACCGGCACAGCGCGAGCGGTACTCGCCGCTCGCCTTTGCTTTTTATCCATGTCATACGATATGCGCAGTGCTGGCAATGGATCGGTCGACGAGGCCCAGTGATCAGCTGCCTGCTCCAGCGCGCAAGATCCTCCAGGCAGTTGCAACACACCTGAAGCAGGCGCAGGTTGAGGTGACCGCGACGCTCGTTGTCGGGTTTTCGGGCGGCCCCGATTCGTTGACTCTACTCTGGGCGCTTGCCGAATTGGAGCGCCGCGGCCAAGGCCCTCGAATCGTTGCTCTCCATGTCGATCATCAGCTTCGTCCAGAATCAGCTGACGAAGCGCGCCAGGCGCAGGCGCTTGGCGCAGCGTTGGGTGTCCCTGTGCAGGTTACTCAGGTGGATGTGACCCAATGGGCGGCATATCACGAGGGTGGCATCGAGGCGGGAGCGCGAGCAGCGCGCTATGGTGCGCTCGGAAAGCTAGCACGGCAGCTTGCGACACCATGGGTGGCTGTTGCCCATACACGTGATGACCAGGCAGAGACTGTGCTTCTTCGATTAATCAGCGGAGCAAGTCTCGAGGGCCTTGCTGGGATGCGCTACTGCCATCGCCGACCCGTTGCGCTTGATCCTTCCGGCAACGACGTGGTTGAGTTGTCGATTCTTCGGCCGCTTCTCGATACGAGTCGAGCGGAAATTCGTGCTTGCCTCATGTCGCTTGGCCTGACACCAATTGATGATCCCTCGAACACATCACTCGCCTACCGCCGCAATCGCATTCGCTACCAAGTCCTCCCTGCTCTTGAGGACATTGCACCTGGTGCAACAGGCGTTATCGCGCGTGTTGCGATGTTTCTCCAAGATGATGCTGATTACCTTGCTCAAGAAACCGCTCGGTATGTCACAGACCTTGTCCGCCAAGAGAAGAATGTCATCTGGGTCGAACGGCAGAAGTTGGTGCACTTGCCGGTTGCGATCCAACGGCGCGTGCTGCTTGCTGCAGTCCAGCACGCCGCGCATGGACGACAGGTGCGCGTAGCATCAGAGCGTCTTGAGGCGTTACGGAGTGCGAGTGCCCATGCTGTGGGCACTCGTATCGAACTAGGACATGGGTTACTCGCGTATGTTGATTACACGGTGATTGCGATCGGACACCAAATGGTCCTTGAGCGTGCCTTACGTTCTCGCTGGCAAGGGCCGCTCCTGCTGACGCCAATGACACTCGCTATTCAGGGGCACCAGCTCATCGCGTTCCCAGGTGGCTGGATTCTCTCCATCGATGCAGCGGAGCCGGTGACGCTACGAACTCGGCACCACGGTGATCGGTTGCGTGTCTCAACAGATCGCCTTGTGCGATTGCAAGATTGGCTTGTTAATGAAAAAATCCCACGATACCTACGGGAATGGCTTCCTGTTGTAGCCCGTGACAAGGAGGTGCTCTGGATCGCTGGTGTTCATCCGGCAGCGGCGCAGCTGCCAGGCGCGAGCGTTCAACTTATCTCTCACGATCCAACAATTCCCAAAGCGTGGCAGGTGTTGGCAGAGAAGGAGGAACAGTCGATGGGCGATATTGAGCCATCAGCCTTGCAGGCGGGGCTTGCGGAAGTCCTGATTGATGAGCAAACCCTTCAGCGCCGGGTGACAGAACTAGGAGCAGAGATTGCACAACACTATGCTGGAAAGCGACCGTTACTCATTGGGGTGCTCAGCGGTGCCTTCGTTTTTATGGCTGATCTCGTGCGGCATATGCCCATTCCATTGTCCATCGATTTTATGGCGGTCTCCAGCTATGGTAAGGCGACGGTGACGTCAGGGGTCGTGCGAATTTTGAAGGACCTTGATCGCCCGATCGAAGGAGAGGATGTGTTGCTCGTTGAGGACATCGTTGATAGTGGGCTCACGTTGCAATACCTCAGCGATGTCCTCCGCCGGCGCAATCCGGCAAGTCTCCGCGTTGTCGCGTTGTTGCGCAAACAAAAAGCTGATGCCTTGCCTGTTCCAGTCGATTGGGTCGGTTTTGAAATCCCCGATGTCTTTGTGGTCGGCTATGGGCTTGATGTGGCAGGGAAATATCGTAACTTGCCATTTGTTGCCATCTACCGCGCCGAAGCGCCGGTATGATCATGCGTCAAGATTGGCAGCGCTTATGCCGAAACGCTAGAGGGGTGGAGGTGACAGAAAGCAACCTGGCAGTTTGCTATAATCAAAACACCTCGAGCCGCCCTGTGAAAGAGCAGGGTAACGGGGCAAGCGAGCGTGGAGGCCGCGAATGAGCGACAACAAATGGCTGCGCAACGGCTTTGTTTGGATGATCCTCATTATTGCCGTTGTTGCAGTGTGGTTTACGTTCCTCGGGAATGATTCACGAGGACAACGGATTACCCTCGCTGACCTTGCGGCAGACATTAAAGCTGGCAAGGTAGAACGTCTCGTGATGACGGAAGGGTCCAGTCAAGTCCAGGTTCAATATGTCGGTTCGCAAGAAGTCAAAGTAACGAACCTGCCAGCGAATGTCAGTATTTTTGATGCACTTAATGAGTATGGTATTCGGCCAGACCAGGTCGATATCCAAGTTAATCCAGCAAGTCAGTG from the Thermorudis peleae genome contains:
- a CDS encoding ATP-dependent helicase, giving the protein MRMTQELLQALNSEQQEAVTAVDGPVLVVAGPGSGKTRVLTHRIAYLIAEGYARPHQILAVTFTNKAAREMRERLAQLLDPQVAEHVMAGTFHGICARILRVEYAALGYPSFVIYDDEDQLALVRHVLEELNLDPKRFSPRAILARISAAKNQQISPASYPIESYFDEVVARVYPQYERRLERASALDFDDLLTKTLALFDEFPEVLQRYQDRWHYIHVDEYQDTNHLQYLLVRALARGHRNLFVVGDPDQSIYGWRHADIHNILNFKRDYPDAREIHLSMNYRSTATIVRAADHVIRANRLRIQRTLRTLNDTGLPITLWACADDLEEATRVVEEIRILVARGIRQYRDFAILYRTNAQSQPLEQALVQAGIPYQLIGGLRFYERREIKDALALLRILINPADDVSLRRVIENTPLGNGIGKQTWRSLERVAAQHAMPIGLLLRDHHLACCELTGRTRQRLAILADHLQRWQTLSCELSASALFARMLEEAGLSALYREARDPEDIDRWENLTQLASLLQQYDHLPADQGIPLFLDEAALVTDADLLNDERNHVTLITFHAAKGLEFPVVFLVGIEEGLVPHSRSIENEAELEEERRLFYVGLTRAKEQVYISFANRRLRWGTSSWSVRSRFLDDIPDELLEYGGKSERRSFLEHSLKQRSRLHHTPTPTVRLRKGMRVFHKTFGDGIVVDVHDLPGDQEVAVAFKRHGTKRLLVSLANLTVE
- the hpt gene encoding hypoxanthine phosphoribosyltransferase; this encodes MDRSTRPSDQLPAPARKILQAVATHLKQAQVEVTATLVVGFSGGPDSLTLLWALAELERRGQGPRIVALHVDHQLRPESADEARQAQALGAALGVPVQVTQVDVTQWAAYHEGGIEAGARAARYGALGKLARQLATPWVAVAHTRDDQAETVLLRLISGASLEGLAGMRYCHRRPVALDPSGNDVVELSILRPLLDTSRAEIRACLMSLGLTPIDDPSNTSLAYRRNRIRYQVLPALEDIAPGATGVIARVAMFLQDDADYLAQETARYVTDLVRQEKNVIWVERQKLVHLPVAIQRRVLLAAVQHAAHGRQVRVASERLEALRSASAHAVGTRIELGHGLLAYVDYTVIAIGHQMVLERALRSRWQGPLLLTPMTLAIQGHQLIAFPGGWILSIDAAEPVTLRTRHHGDRLRVSTDRLVRLQDWLVNEKIPRYLREWLPVVARDKEVLWIAGVHPAAAQLPGASVQLISHDPTIPKAWQVLAEKEEQSMGDIEPSALQAGLAEVLIDEQTLQRRVTELGAEIAQHYAGKRPLLIGVLSGAFVFMADLVRHMPIPLSIDFMAVSSYGKATVTSGVVRILKDLDRPIEGEDVLLVEDIVDSGLTLQYLSDVLRRRNPASLRVVALLRKQKADALPVPVDWVGFEIPDVFVVGYGLDVAGKYRNLPFVAIYRAEAPV